Sequence from the Natronomonas marina genome:
GCAGTTGAAACCCGATCTCGACTCGCGCGGTCGTTACCGGGTACTCGTCGTCGCCCAAGAACCGCCGCGGGTTCACGTGGGCGACGACCCGGTACGGGCCAGCTTCGCGGGGTTCGGCACGTCGCCGCCGAACGTTCTCGAACGTGCCGCCGAGTCGGGTCCGGATGCGGTCGTGGAGCCGCTTGCGCTGCAGGTTCGCCCGGTTAGCGAGAAAGACAACCATTAGACGAGTGTCGAAGACGAGTCCGTCCGCGGTGACGAGAGTTCGACGACGTCGTCGTACAGCTGGAGGGCGTGCTTCACGAGCCCGAGTTCCGTACCGATCGCTTCCCACGTTGCGATCACGTTGCGACGCTCACGGAGCTCCTCGGCCGAGAACTCCTCATCCGCAAGTTGTTCCCGGAACTCCTCTAGCGAACTGACCCCGTACTCCGCAGCCAACCCTTCCTGTTCCTCCTTCAGCTCCGTGAGCTGGCTCTCCAGTTCGTCACGCGAGTGAGCTTCGATCAGGTCGGTCACCTCGTCGAAGAGCATCCGCACGGGGTTCAGATCGTACGCCTTCGCCCCGTCGATGGTCGTTTCAGTGACCCAGTCGTCGCTCTGCAGTCGCCGGAGTTCGTCGTCGGCCGTCGCACGCGAGACGTCCGCCCGGTCCGCGATCTCCTGTACCGGCGTTGGCTCGTCCAGTAGCTCCACGACGTGCCGGACGCGCTCGCGCCCGCTCTTCGTCTCCATCCACGACCGCTCACCCGATTCGGTCATCCGTCCGGGGTCTTGGCCCCGGTAGATCAAATAATTTGGTATGGCTCGAATATCTAAACACCACCGGAGGCAATACCGTGACAGCGCCCGGTCGATTTCGACGTACGAGCGTCGTAGCGCGGAACGACGAACGGGGAGACGGCCGGCGAACCCCTGCCGCACTGGATTCACCACGAAACGCCCGAACTACCTGTATACGACACCGATCCCGCCCCGGTCCTTGTTCGGGGGCTTTACAGAATTGCAAGGCGAATGCCATGGGGCTTGACCCCGTGGATGAAGCCGACACGTAATGGCACAAGCCATTAAGTTGCAAGATGCTGAATGATGGAGTGTGACGGCACAACGTGCCTCCGGCTTCAAGTCCAAAAACACGGACGGTCGGACGCGCCGCCGTCGCCACCAAGCAGGTCTGGGAGAGGCCGAATCCACGCCTGCGGAGACTGCGCTCCCTGTGGATTCCGCCGTGGAATCTGCAAAGTGCGTCGTGGAAACAGGAAGCCTCGGGGTCGTTCGAGAGAGCGGAGCTCTCTCGTGATGACGAGAATCTTCGATTCTCGAACCACTTGACCCCGAGGCACTTCACTATCTCCTCGTGGTCGTACTCCCGTTTGATCTCGTCCCAGAA
This genomic interval carries:
- a CDS encoding winged helix-turn-helix domain-containing protein → MTESGERSWMETKSGRERVRHVVELLDEPTPVQEIADRADVSRATADDELRRLQSDDWVTETTIDGAKAYDLNPVRMLFDEVTDLIEAHSRDELESQLTELKEEQEGLAAEYGVSSLEEFREQLADEEFSAEELRERRNVIATWEAIGTELGLVKHALQLYDDVVELSSPRTDSSSTLV